TTACCCGAATCACTTACTTGAGTAAATGATTCGGGATGCGTTCACTTGCTGCCTACCTGCGATGCTAATTACTTTGGGTATAATAAAATAGCTATAAGTTAGTCAAATCGACCATGCCTATCTGTTTTTCTGGTAGGCATTTATATTACTTAATAAGTAAATTCAATGTATTAGCTGATGCATTAAAGTTGGCATGCTTCTTGTAATACTTCTTATAAAATCCCCGATTTGTTCGTTATATTTAATGATGTGGTTGTGGGACACACACAATTATTAAGGAGTCAGCCATGTTTGAAATTCTCTTTGTTATCGGCTTTTTTATCATGCTGATGGTAACCGGTATATCCCTGCTAGGGATCTTCGCTGCATTACTGGTGGCTGCCGCTTTTATGATGTTGGGCGGCTTATTCGTCATGATGATTAAGCTGTTACCTTGGTTGATTCTGGCGGTGGTGGCGGTCTGGATATGGCGTTCGATGCAGAAACCGATAGTCAGGCGTTACTAAAATTTTACTTTCTTGCGGCAGCGATCACAGCCTGAAAGATTAGTGGGGCGAATCCGAGGGAAAACGTATTTTTTCTCGAGCGTGCTTGCTAGGATGCTAACCGATACGATTTGGTATCACATTTTTCATCCCTGCCAGAGGTAAAAATAGCCGTATAAACGGCAGTTAGCTCTGACAGAATACGCTGC
The sequence above is drawn from the Yersinia intermedia genome and encodes:
- the pspG gene encoding envelope stress response protein PspG, translated to MFEILFVIGFFIMLMVTGISLLGIFAALLVAAAFMMLGGLFVMMIKLLPWLILAVVAVWIWRSMQKPIVRRY